One Alkalicoccus halolimnae DNA segment encodes these proteins:
- the nadD gene encoding nicotinate (nicotinamide) nucleotide adenylyltransferase, whose translation MKKIGLLGGTFDPPHIGHLIMAEEARLHCGLEEIWWMPNKIPPHKEKTDTTEKQRIEMVEQMVRLSPSFALCLKEMERNGPSYTADTLLALKEEMPDIQFHFIMGGDSFENFHLWARYEELQHMIPFIVMKRPGSEKAIVKKEDFIKLDFIDRFELSISSSEIREGVNRGTWNKFLVINEVNDYIKEHRLYE comes from the coding sequence ATGAAAAAAATCGGCCTTCTCGGCGGAACGTTCGATCCACCCCATATCGGTCATCTAATTATGGCAGAAGAAGCAAGGCTGCATTGCGGTCTTGAAGAAATCTGGTGGATGCCGAACAAAATTCCTCCACATAAGGAAAAAACAGATACAACGGAAAAGCAGAGAATTGAAATGGTAGAGCAGATGGTTCGATTATCTCCCTCTTTTGCTTTATGCTTAAAAGAAATGGAGAGAAACGGCCCGTCTTATACTGCGGATACGCTTTTAGCCTTAAAAGAGGAAATGCCAGATATTCAATTTCACTTCATCATGGGTGGAGACAGCTTTGAGAACTTTCATTTGTGGGCAAGGTATGAAGAACTGCAGCATATGATTCCCTTTATAGTAATGAAAAGACCGGGCTCTGAAAAAGCAATAGTTAAAAAAGAGGATTTTATAAAACTGGATTTTATTGATCGTTTTGAGCTTAGTATCTCTTCTTCTGAAATAAGAGAGGGCGTTAACCGGGGGACATGGAATAAATTCCTCGTCATAAATGAAGTAAATGATTATATTAAGGAGCATCGACTTTATGAATGA
- the rsfS gene encoding ribosome silencing factor, translating into MNSRQLLDITVRAADEKNAQQIKTLNMEGISSIADYFVICHGNSETQVEAIAREIKNKASEAGFDVKRLEGLKEARWVLIDLDDVVVHVFHKEDRDYYQLEKLWGDAPIIDTEEVLG; encoded by the coding sequence ATGAATAGCAGACAATTACTGGATATTACTGTCCGTGCTGCCGATGAAAAAAATGCTCAGCAGATTAAAACGTTAAATATGGAAGGAATTTCTTCTATAGCTGATTATTTTGTTATTTGTCACGGAAATTCCGAAACGCAGGTGGAGGCAATAGCAAGAGAGATTAAAAATAAAGCTTCAGAAGCGGGATTTGATGTGAAGCGCCTGGAAGGTCTTAAAGAAGCCAGGTGGGTTCTAATTGATCTTGATGACGTTGTCGTCCATGTTTTTCATAAGGAAGACAGAGATTATTATCAGCTTGAAAAATTGTGGGGAGATGCTCCTATAATTGATACAGAAGAAGTATTAGGATAA
- the yhbY gene encoding ribosome assembly RNA-binding protein YhbY, producing MLSGKQKRYLRKEAHNHKAILQVGKGGVNENLVKQVNDALEAREIIKVSILQNNFDDNDQTASELAEGADAHIVQIIGNTVILYKESSENKQIELPE from the coding sequence ATGTTATCAGGTAAACAGAAGCGATATCTGCGCAAAGAAGCGCACAATCATAAGGCTATTCTTCAGGTTGGTAAAGGGGGAGTAAATGAAAACCTCGTCAAACAGGTGAATGATGCTCTCGAAGCAAGAGAAATTATAAAAGTTAGTATTCTACAAAATAATTTTGACGACAACGACCAAACAGCTTCGGAATTAGCCGAGGGAGCAGACGCTCATATCGTCCAGATCATCGGAAATACAGTCATATTATATAAGGAATCATCGGAAAATAAACAAATCGAACTGCCGGAATAA
- the yqeK gene encoding bis(5'-nucleosyl)-tetraphosphatase (symmetrical) YqeK, whose protein sequence is MNEAHALKAVKDALKPVRYEHTVRVLETADQLCSLYGGNRNKIRLAAILHDYAKYRPAEEMRNKVSSSDKLPDNLQLFGDELLHSFVGAVFVEEELEVKDREILEIIAVHTTGKRNMTLEQKIVFLADYIEPGRTFSGAETARKKAEKSLDEACLTVLSQTISFLSEKRWPIYPDTFEAYNDLAIRRKEDIINE, encoded by the coding sequence ATGAATGAAGCACATGCTTTAAAGGCAGTAAAAGACGCTCTGAAACCGGTAAGATATGAGCATACGGTGCGCGTACTTGAAACTGCCGACCAGCTTTGCAGTCTTTACGGAGGTAACAGGAACAAAATACGTCTCGCTGCAATTCTGCATGATTATGCTAAATACCGCCCTGCTGAGGAAATGAGGAACAAGGTCAGCAGCTCAGATAAACTGCCGGATAATCTTCAGCTTTTTGGTGATGAACTGCTTCATTCCTTTGTAGGAGCTGTTTTTGTAGAAGAAGAGCTTGAAGTAAAAGATAGAGAAATTCTTGAAATTATCGCTGTGCATACAACGGGCAAACGAAATATGACGCTGGAACAGAAAATTGTTTTTTTAGCGGACTATATTGAGCCGGGACGGACTTTTTCAGGAGCTGAAACAGCTAGAAAAAAAGCTGAAAAGAGCCTGGATGAGGCATGCCTTACTGTTCTTTCTCAAACTATTTCTTTTTTATCGGAAAAACGATGGCCGATTTATCCTGATACGTTTGAGGCGTACAACGATTTAGCAATTAGAAGAAAGGAAGATATTATTAATGAATAG
- a CDS encoding class I SAM-dependent DNA methyltransferase, with protein MQEEHFASLYDMLMEDAPYEKWVKFTSQHLSKGSRVLDVGCGTGTLTLLLEEEGFQVSGVDISEDMLVIAEQKARERKNKSRFFKQDMTKLTGFENLDAVTLYCDGLNYLPFEKDIKDTFRCAAESLKKDGVFLFDVHSPFKLEHIFDNQLYGEDRSSVSYLWFCEPGEEPLSVHHQLTFFVKQDAGHYLRKDEDIYQRTFSPSFYEKCLIEAGFYSIEISGDFGGSKVTEHDERIFFKAVKK; from the coding sequence ATGCAGGAAGAACATTTCGCCTCATTATATGACATGCTGATGGAGGATGCCCCTTACGAAAAGTGGGTAAAATTCACTTCACAACATCTCTCAAAAGGAAGCAGGGTCCTGGATGTTGGCTGCGGCACAGGGACTCTTACACTCTTATTGGAAGAGGAAGGTTTTCAGGTTTCAGGTGTTGACATTTCGGAAGATATGCTTGTAATTGCAGAACAAAAAGCAAGGGAGAGAAAAAACAAGTCCCGTTTTTTCAAACAGGATATGACGAAACTGACTGGTTTTGAAAATCTGGATGCTGTGACTCTTTATTGTGACGGGCTGAATTATCTGCCTTTTGAAAAAGACATAAAAGACACATTTCGATGCGCAGCTGAAAGTTTAAAAAAGGATGGGGTATTTTTATTCGATGTCCATTCACCATTCAAGCTTGAGCACATTTTCGATAATCAGCTTTATGGGGAAGACCGATCCTCCGTCTCGTATCTATGGTTTTGTGAGCCTGGAGAGGAACCATTGAGCGTCCATCATCAACTTACATTTTTTGTGAAACAGGACGCAGGACATTATCTTCGTAAAGATGAAGATATATATCAGAGAACTTTTTCTCCATCATTTTATGAAAAATGTCTCATTGAAGCAGGCTTTTATTCCATCGAGATTTCAGGGGATTTCGGAGGCTCGAAAGTAACAGAGCATGACGAAAGAATTTTCTTCAAAGCTGTAAAAAAATAG